One stretch of Fervidobacterium thailandense DNA includes these proteins:
- a CDS encoding FAD-dependent oxidoreductase encodes MPGQVYQQMGIELLIDEVVKIDRTNKILYTRAGKEVSYEKLVLALGSKPYIPPIKGVELENVFTVPKDANYLAKMKEKLSSLNRVIVVGAGFIGVEVSEQLALEGKEVILVEIMPHILPKAFDADVAKFPAEELEKLGVKIMVNAKILEIRGNGKVETVIFENGEEVRADAVILATGYVPNTEIAIEAGFEVNRYRMIRVDSYMRTVTDPDVFAVGDCAQKIDFVTRRSVPVMLASTATTEARIAGANLYELSTVRTFLGTIAIFSTKVGTLAIGSAGLIEEEAKKNGFDVMVGYAEAIDKHPGTLPNAKKQIVKLIVAKECGTILGGEVVGGDSAGEIINFIGLAIQKRMTVSELYTMQIGTHPLLTAAPTVYPVIKAAENVIFSR; translated from the coding sequence ATGCCTGGTCAAGTCTATCAACAGATGGGTATTGAACTTCTCATCGACGAGGTTGTGAAAATCGATAGAACAAACAAAATTCTTTATACGCGCGCAGGGAAAGAAGTTTCTTACGAGAAGCTGGTGCTTGCGCTCGGTTCAAAACCGTATATCCCTCCGATCAAGGGTGTAGAACTTGAGAATGTGTTCACAGTTCCGAAAGATGCTAATTATCTTGCAAAGATGAAAGAAAAACTTTCCAGCTTGAACAGAGTCATTGTTGTCGGAGCCGGCTTCATCGGAGTTGAAGTTTCGGAGCAGCTTGCCCTTGAAGGTAAGGAAGTCATCCTTGTGGAAATTATGCCGCACATTCTTCCCAAAGCTTTCGATGCAGATGTTGCAAAATTCCCGGCCGAGGAACTTGAAAAACTGGGTGTGAAGATAATGGTCAACGCCAAGATTCTTGAGATAAGGGGAAACGGTAAGGTGGAGACGGTAATATTTGAGAACGGTGAAGAAGTAAGAGCAGATGCGGTCATATTGGCAACAGGTTATGTACCAAATACCGAAATTGCCATCGAAGCTGGATTCGAGGTAAATCGCTATCGTATGATTCGGGTCGATTCTTACATGCGCACAGTAACGGATCCAGATGTATTTGCCGTTGGAGACTGCGCACAAAAAATTGACTTTGTTACGAGAAGAAGCGTCCCCGTTATGCTCGCTTCCACAGCAACTACAGAAGCAAGAATAGCTGGAGCTAATCTCTACGAGCTCTCAACGGTTAGGACTTTCCTTGGAACTATTGCGATCTTCTCGACCAAGGTTGGGACGTTGGCAATCGGATCCGCTGGTTTAATTGAAGAAGAAGCAAAAAAGAACGGTTTTGATGTAATGGTTGGCTATGCTGAAGCAATTGATAAGCACCCAGGCACACTACCGAACGCGAAAAAGCAAATAGTGAAACTCATCGTTGCCAAAGAATGTGGTACGATACTTGGTGGAGAGGTCGTTGGAGGAGATTCCGCCGGTGAAATAATCAACTTCATTGGACTCGCGATACAAAAGCGGATGACCGTCTCTGAACTTTACACCATGCAAATAGGAACTCATCCACTTTTAACCGCAGCACCAACGGTCTATCCCGTGATCAAAGCAGCTGAAAATGTTATTTTTTCAAGGTAA
- a CDS encoding RNA-guided endonuclease InsQ/TnpB family protein gives MPEFVTKCFVLDLSRKTDKKLAIIFGHLTYSASKLWNVANYEIEKNGVSIYELEHKLKDNFFARNLHSQSAQAVLQKLQVAWKNTFDKHTKRPRYQPKDGHFPVTWKENGFKVVGCKLRLSLSKQTKEYLKSAHGIESEYVWIELPRTLSLDSVKIQQVELVPYQAFGHISYSLRIIYREPIQDFKDQPQLNGSKILAIDLGVSNFATCTDGAKSFIIDGRVLLSKLRLVNKKTAKLKSVLDRQKLKTSKRLHRLYRYRQNYVNDFVHKASKSIVDYCVENGVGVIVVGKLNHGITNIDIGSQSNQKLHQMPYGKFLQKLKYKAKAYGIQVVQIDEAYTSQTCSRCGTVDKANRKYRGLYVCSSCGTVLNADVNGALNILKKVSPSSVAGVGVGALASPVRLRLVS, from the coding sequence ATGCCAGAATTTGTAACTAAGTGCTTTGTCTTAGACCTGTCAAGAAAGACGGATAAGAAACTTGCTATAATTTTCGGACACCTAACATATTCAGCATCCAAACTGTGGAATGTTGCTAACTACGAAATAGAGAAGAACGGTGTGTCTATCTATGAACTTGAGCATAAGCTCAAAGATAACTTCTTTGCTCGTAACTTGCATTCTCAGAGTGCTCAAGCTGTCCTCCAGAAGCTTCAAGTTGCCTGGAAGAATACGTTCGATAAGCATACCAAACGTCCACGCTACCAACCCAAGGACGGACATTTCCCAGTAACTTGGAAAGAGAACGGTTTCAAAGTCGTTGGTTGCAAGCTCAGGTTGTCTCTCTCAAAGCAAACCAAGGAATACCTCAAATCAGCCCACGGAATCGAGTCCGAGTACGTATGGATAGAGTTGCCAAGAACTCTATCGCTCGATTCCGTGAAGATTCAGCAAGTTGAACTTGTTCCGTATCAAGCCTTTGGGCACATTTCCTACTCACTCAGGATAATCTACAGAGAACCTATCCAAGATTTCAAAGACCAGCCACAGCTAAATGGAAGCAAGATTTTAGCCATCGACCTGGGTGTTAGTAACTTTGCAACGTGCACTGATGGAGCCAAGAGCTTCATCATCGATGGCAGGGTACTACTTTCCAAACTCAGGCTGGTGAACAAGAAAACAGCCAAACTAAAGTCCGTACTCGATAGACAAAAACTCAAGACCTCGAAGCGATTGCATAGGCTCTATCGATACAGACAAAACTACGTTAACGACTTCGTGCACAAAGCATCAAAGAGTATCGTCGACTACTGCGTCGAAAATGGTGTGGGAGTAATAGTTGTTGGCAAACTTAACCATGGAATAACTAACATCGATATTGGAAGCCAAAGCAACCAAAAGCTTCATCAGATGCCGTATGGTAAATTCTTGCAAAAGCTGAAGTACAAAGCTAAAGCCTACGGCATTCAAGTTGTCCAAATCGATGAAGCGTACACTTCGCAAACGTGTTCGCGCTGTGGAACGGTAGACAAAGCGAACAGAAAATACCGAGGTCTGTACGTTTGCTCGAGCTGTGGTACTGTTCTAAACGCCGACGTAAACGGTGCTTTGAACATACTCAAGAAGGTATCTCCGAGCTCGGTAGCAGGAGTAGGAGTAGGGGCCTTGGCCAGCCCAGTGCGGTTAAGGTTAGTAAGCTAA
- the tnpA gene encoding IS200/IS605 family transposase: MVAIKSSRHAKYQIAYHFVWIPKYWKQLLNGNVKTELCSIINEIAQQFGFEILALEVMPDHVHLFLSAPPKYSPAEIIKIVKGTTARKLRAKFPTLRNSKHLWTDSYFIATHGNVSAETIRRYIDECQNL, translated from the coding sequence ATGGTAGCAATTAAATCCTCACGACACGCAAAATACCAAATCGCCTATCATTTCGTCTGGATTCCAAAATATTGGAAGCAGCTTTTGAACGGCAACGTTAAAACTGAACTCTGTAGCATAATCAACGAAATTGCCCAACAATTCGGTTTTGAAATCTTAGCATTAGAGGTTATGCCCGACCATGTACACTTGTTCCTCTCAGCACCTCCAAAGTATAGCCCTGCTGAGATTATAAAAATCGTCAAAGGAACTACTGCAAGAAAGCTCAGGGCTAAATTCCCAACACTGCGCAATTCGAAACATTTGTGGACAGACTCTTATTTTATCGCAACACACGGCAACGTTTCTGCCGAAACTATCAGGAGGTACATCGATGAATGCCAGAATTTGTAA